The genomic segment TCTCGTTAACTTGATTAGTAATTCTATTAAATTTACCGAAAAAGGATCGGTGGATATCAACTGCTACTACCTAGACAATCATAACACAGCTCAAGTGCATGTTCAAGTTAAAGATTCAGGAATGGGAATCGGCAGTGAAACCTTAAATGCAATAACTAAAGGCCACCACCTCTCCTCTAAGAACTATGGTTTGGGACTTAAGATATGCCAAGACCTATTAAAACAAATGAAAACGACACTCAACGTTCAATCTCAAGAAAACATTGGGAGTAGCTTTGAGTTTGAGCTAGTTCTTGAAAAAATGCATCACCCTGTAACTTCAGCTAAAAAAGCCATCGACTTTTCAGCTTTAGGCTACAAGCCCAATATTTTGGTAGTCGATGACAATCGCATCAACCTCGAACTCGTCAAGGATTGCCTTAAGGGCTTACCTTTAAACTGTCATTTAAAGAGCAGTGGCCAAGCTGCTTTAGATTTCATGGAATCTAACCCAACGGATTTGATTCTTATGGATTGTCAAATGCCTCAAATGAACGGCTTCGAAGCGACTGATAAGCTAAGGTCTAAAGGAGTTGAAATACCCATCATTGCCTTTAGTGCTAATGCCTTTAAAGATAACATCGAAGAATGCTATAAAGTCGGCATGAATGACTACATAGTTAAACCATTTGAAAAGCAGGATTTTCTTGCAAAAATCCTGCAATGGCTGAAAGAGAAGAAACTAACTTCCTAAGAATCGAAATTTGGATATAACATTGCTGCCCTGAGATCTTCGGTTTTTTCTTCTAATTCTAATACAGTTAGAATCGCAGCAACGAACTCGAAACTTGTTCCTGCCCCACGTGAAGTCACGACTTTACCATCGATCACGGCGGGACTTTCCAAATAAAGCTGTTTTGAAAATTCGTCTTTCATTGATGGATGGCTGGTCACATGTCTACCTTCAAGAGCTCCGGCTTTTTGTAGCGCGATAGGAGCCGCACATACCGCCGCCTGTAGTTTGCCATTAAAAGCCCTAATGAAATTTTGCACATCTTCATTGTCACGAAGTTTGAAAGAACCAGGGAGCCCACCAGGTAAGACGACACCATCATATAAATTGGGATCCACTTCTTTTAAAAGTTTCTCTACTTTAACTTCAATATCATGTGAGCCTTTTACTGACAGACTTCTTAGCCCTACCATATCCACATCAATTTGCGCTCTTCGCAAAACATCGACTATCGTAATGGCTTCAATCTCTTCAAAACCTTCTGCAAAAACAACTGCTAGTCTTGGCATCATTATTCTCCTCATCTATTTACAATAAAAAAGGCAGTGAAATTATTCACTGCCTTAAAAAATCTAAATGCTTTTCTCTTAGATGTAAGACTCAACTTTAGATACGAGGTCATCTTCACGCTGAGCAGCACCCATGAGAGTGTCTTGGAGCTCACCATCTTTGAAGATCATGATAGTTGGAATTGAGTTAACGCCAAATTTAACTGCACTTGCATTAGCTTCGTCAGTATTAACTTTAGCTACTTTAGCTTTACCATCAAGACGACCTGCAACTTTATCAATTACTGGAGCAAGCATACGGCAAGGACCGCACCAAGGAGCCCAGAAATCTACGAGAGTCACGCCCTCAGATACAGTTGATTCGAAAGAACTATCATCTAGATTAAGTACTTGATCTGATGCCATAATTAATCTCCTTTTTTATATTTTATTTAAGAAAATCAAATCTATTCCTCTAACTTGGGAAATCCATCTTAAAAAAAACTTTTCGCTAAGCTAATTTTTTTGTCGATTTAATGAAGCCATTCGAATTCGTTCAGCTGGCACTTTCAACTGAGTCATTAGGTACTCACAAAAGTCATCTGGATACGCTAATTCATTAAGAGCTTTTCCCATACACAAAAGCCATGCTTCAGCCTCTGGGTAGTCTATGTCCAAGTGCGTATGAGCACGAGGTATAGCAATCGAACCATATTTCTC from the Lentisphaera araneosa HTCC2155 genome contains:
- a CDS encoding DJ-1 family glyoxalase III — encoded protein: MMPRLAVVFAEGFEEIEAITIVDVLRRAQIDVDMVGLRSLSVKGSHDIEVKVEKLLKEVDPNLYDGVVLPGGLPGSFKLRDNEDVQNFIRAFNGKLQAAVCAAPIALQKAGALEGRHVTSHPSMKDEFSKQLYLESPAVIDGKVVTSRGAGTSFEFVAAILTVLELEEKTEDLRAAMLYPNFDS
- the trxA gene encoding thioredoxin, coding for MASDQVLNLDDSSFESTVSEGVTLVDFWAPWCGPCRMLAPVIDKVAGRLDGKAKVAKVNTDEANASAVKFGVNSIPTIMIFKDGELQDTLMGAAQREDDLVSKVESYI